In the genome of Methanococcoides burtonii DSM 6242, the window ATAACGAAGGTATCCCATATAAATCTGTTTGTACATCAATTTTTATATTTCACACTAATAATTAATGATCCCAATATTTTCACGACAATTAAAAATTTGAAATAATAATTGGTTTTGAGGAATTGTTTTCTTTTTCTTCTTAAACATATCTGGATCATACCTCCATCTATGTAGATCGTTTTTCCAACTTTTCTCTAACACGTGTCTTCAATGTAAACAACTTATCACCCTTGGTATTCTGCTTCATGTAATGCAATATACCCTTAGAGAACCCTATCTTCTTCATTCAACATATCAGAGAGAATTCCGATAAACCCCTCAAACAGAAGCAATATTTATAACCTATTACAATAATTTTGTATTATGTCCTTAACAAACTTTGCTTTTAAAGAAGAGTACAAACGTCTTGAAAATCTCGGTGACAAGCTCTCTGAAATTGAATCTCTCATCGATTGGAAACCATTTCGTCCAATTATAGCAGAGATGTATATCAATAAAACAGAGTTCGGTGGCAGACCAAACGTTGATGAAATCGTCATGCTCAAAATGTTAGTATTGCAACAATGGCATGGCCTATCTGACCCTGAACTTGAAAGACAAGCTACTGATAGAATTTCCTTTAGGAAATTCTTGGGCTTTCCTGCAAAAATTCCAGATCATACTACTGTTTGGGCATTTAGAGAACGAATTTCCCAGGCAGGAAAAGAAGATGAAATCTGGAATGAAATGCAAAGACAACTTAATAAGAAAGGTCTGAAGATCAAGCAAGGTATGATTCAGGATGCAACATTTATACATGCTGATCCAGGACATGCAAATCTTGATACTCCTCGTGGAAATGAAGCAAAGACCAGAAGATGTAAGGACGGTACATGGACAAAAAAGGCATCTAAGTCACATTTTGGATATAAACTACATACCATTGAAGATACCGAATATGATCTGATAAGGAGATATAGGACAACTACTGCCTCAGTTCATGATAGTCAGGTGGATCTTTCTGAAGAAGGCGAAGTTGTTTACAGAGATAGAGGTTACTTTGGTGCAATTTCAAAAGGATATGATGCAACTATGCAAAGGGGAGTACGAGGGCACCCTATTGGTATTAGGGATAAGATGAGAAACAAAAGAATAAGCAGGAAAAGAGCAAAGGGAGAAAGACCTTATGCTGTTATCAAAAATGTGTTTACGTCAGGATTTGTAAGAGTAACAACGTTGGCAAGAGTAAATGTCAAAATGGCGATTACAGCATTCAGCTATAATCTCTATCAATTGAGGACAATAAGAAGAAAATCATTAGGATGAATAGCGGTAGCTATTCAAAAAAGTTGGAAAGTATATAAATAGATACTAGCAAACTGCTGGAAATAGAGAGAAAAGCTCAAAATTTTAGCTGGAAATATTTGCTTTGAAAAAAATCAGCAGTTAATCGCAATTCTCCAGAATTATCCCTTTTATCTCATATTCTATAAATTCTATAAATTCTACCATCCTAACATCCTACACCGAATAAATTGGTAATCATTAGTAATTCAAATTCAATCCCCACCATGTCAACATTTTAAATTTACACAAATAAAATCGAAACAAATTAAAATATCAGCTTACATTGTAAAATATATGACACAAAACAAATGCATCCCGGGCTACCCTTATGTTCGGACCTGCCCAGGCATCCGTTGCAAAAGCTGTAATGGACAGTGTGGCAGAAGGCGTGATCCCAAAGGAAGAAGCAGAGAATATACTGATCATCGTTTCAGTGTTCATCGAATGGGATGCAACAGACAAAAAAAAGATCTACGAATACAACTACGAAGCAACAACACTTGCATTAAAACGTGCTATCGACGGAACTCCTACCGTAGATAAAGCAATTGTTAAAAAGGACAGTGCAAAACATCCATTCGCTTAAATGAACACGTCCTGCGTTAGATCGCAGGACAGCCTTACTATATTCAAAAAAATAAAAAATATAGAGATCACTCTTCTGATCCCGAAACATCTTTTATAACTGAAACATTCGGGAACTTGAAACTACCACTTTCGTGTTCTGGTGAATGCTTTATCGCCAGCACACGCACAATACCAAGCACAAGTATCAGTGCTGAAAGAGCAAATATAAAATTGTGATCGAACTCTCTGGCATACATCCCCACAGCTATCTCACACATAACTATCAGTATTGTAGCATCAGTAACATAGGTCAGCTTAATTCTCTCATGTTCCATGGTAATCAACAAAAGTGTTGAACAGGTCTATCAGTATGAATATAGTGAGAACACTTGATACCATATGATTAAAACCTATATCCAGTGAAGTGAAAAGTGTCAATCTCAGATCGAATACGGTCTTGATCATCCCCACAACAAGGGTCAGCATAAGTATGTACAGGAATAACGTTGTAATTGAAGCGATTATTTTTCTAAATATTTTATTGTTGTCTATCATGATACTACTTGAAGAAGAAAAATGAAGGACCTTCTTTGACCTGAGATTAATTTCTAAATAAACAGAGATATATATTATTTATCAGTATAGAATATAGAAATGTGAGGTACATATATAGAATATATAATAAATGCTCGCTAATATCCTTTTAAAAATAGTCATAAATAATATCGCACATCATTGATAACAAGAAGAAAGGAGGGGATACCATGACTAACAACACAAAATTCACACCGGAGCACTATGAGAAGAACATACATCGGACAATACCACATTATTCCAGCTTCCAAAGGGAGATCATCGACCTTATCAGAACAACAAAACCTGATTGTGAGTTATGGCTTGACACCGGGTGTGGCACAGGATCTTTAATTGAGCTTGCAAATGAGACATTTGATGAATGCAACTTTTACCTGAACGACCCTTCCGAAGAAATGCTGTCATATGCAAAGACCAGACTTGAAAAATATGAAGCTGAAAGGTTCAAATTTACAAATTACACCACTGCAGACCTACCTTTGTCAGGTGTACCGGAATGCGATGTTGTTACAGCGATACAATCTCATCACTACCTGAACAGGGAAGAAAGAGCAAGCATCACAGCAAAATGCTACGGAATACTGAAAAAGGAAGGTATTTTCGTAACGTTCGAAAATACGGCCCCGGAGACAGAGAAAGGAATAGAGATCGTCATGGACAGATTGAGAAGATTCCAGCTCGAATGTGGAAAGGACAGTGTTGCTGTAGAAGAGAACCTGAAGCGATTTAATACCGCGTATTTCCCGATAACCATCGCTGAGCACCTTGAACTGCTAAAAGAGACCGGATTCACAACATGCGAGCTTTTCTGGACATCATACATGCAGGCAGGTTTCTATGCCATCAAATGAAAAAGCATAACAGTCCCCACCGGTAAATATATCCCAGCCTCACGGACAGCACTCACCCTTTCACTATTTTTGCCCTATCCTTTGTCAGATTCGTGAGCTTGTCTGCAAATCCATCTTCCTCACCCTTCCTCACCTTAACAGATAGTTCGACCACATCGCAATAACTCTCCCCTGTGACCTGCCCATATTCCTCAGCCAGCCTTTTGATCGAATGCATATCAGAATAATCAAAGCGAACCAACAAGTCCACCATCTCATGAACCTCAACGATTCCTGCTTCCTCAATTGCAGCAACTGCTGTTTCCCTGTAAGCCCTTGAAAGCCCGCCAAATCCCAGTTTGATGCCACCAAAATAACGTGTAACAACGACAACCGTATTGCTCAACCCCTTAAGCTCCAGCACCTTGAAAACTGGCTTCCCCGAACTGCCAGCAGGTTCTCCGTCATCATCATATTTCGCTACAAGGGCATTGTCATTCTTTATCAGATAAGCCGAAACATTGTGATTGGCATCACTGTACTGTCCTTTGAGATGATCAATAAAGGCCCTTGCCTCCGCCTCACTATCGATAGACCTCACATGACCTACGAAGGTAGAGTTCCTGAACTCTTTTCGGACAACTGCAAAAGAACCTACTGTTTTGTACAATTCAACACCATCGCAATTATGAATGGAAATAACTGCAAATATTTAGAAGGACGGGATACATACAATCGATAACTATAACAAACTATAACCAAGAATTAATTTATGATACATAAAATAGAGGGATTACATGTTATATCGTAAATTTGGCAATGCAGATGAAAAGGTCTCTATACTTGGATTTGGTTGCATGAGACTCCCTGTCATCGATGGAAAAGAAGATCAGATCGATGAAGAAGAAGCGACCAGAATGATCGAATTTGCCATTGAAAAAGGGGTCAATTATTTTGATACCGCTTACCCGTATCATGCCGGAATGAGCGAACCCTTTGTTGGAAAGGTACTTGCGAAAGGCTATCGGGACAAGGTACTCCTTGCCACAAAGCTCCCGTTATGGCTTGTACAAACAAGGGAGGATATGGACAGATTCCTTGATGATCAATTGGAGCGCCTTCAGACAGACCATATTGACTTTTACCTCATGCATGGATTTACCAGAGGATACTGGAACAAAATGAGAGAACTCGGCATGTTCGAATTTATTGAAAATGCCATATCCAGTGGAAAGATAAAATATATCGGATTCTCGTTCCACGACGACATAACGGTATTCAAAGAGATCATAGATGGCTACGACTGGGATTTCTGCATGATACAGTACAATTTCATGGATGAGGACTACCAGGCAGGAAAACAGGGCCTTCAATATGCCAAACAGAAAGGCATAGATGTAGCTATAATGGAACCATTACGGGGAGGTAATCTCGTACAGGTACCTGAAACAGTACAGCGCATATGGGACAGTGCCAAGATAAAACGCACCCCTGCGAACTGGTGTTTCCAGTATTTGTGGGACCAGCCGGAAATAAGCATAGTTCTTAGCGGAATGAGCACTTTTGAGCAGGTAGAGCAGAATATTGCCTATGCTGAAAGAGGAGAAGCAAATTCGCTTACATCCAATGACAAAGAAGTTCTCCAGAAGGTACGCAAGTTCTACAATGAGAAAATGGAAGTCAATTGTACTAACTGCAAATATTGTATGCCATGCCCAACAGGAGTGAATATCCCAGCCGCATTTACCTATCTTAACAGTGCCTCAATGTATGACAATGTTGAGAAAGCAAGTTTTCAATATGGTCTGTTCGTACCCCCCGAAGAAGCAGCCTCGAAGTGTACGGAATGTGGTCTTTGTGAAGAACATTGCCCACAGCACATTCGGATACAGGAGATGCTGAAGAGGGCAGTAACAGTTTTGGAGAATAATCGACATCCCATTAATATATAATTGCGCATATATATTAATGATACTTGGATCGAAATAGTTCTAACCATATCGTTCAACGAAAAGCAGGCTACACCAATGAAAGAAAATAATTCTTTTGCATCTATTGAAGACGTTGCAAACAAAGGGGACATAATCATCAAAAACCATTGGTATTTGAGCGTTTTAAACGTGTCGGAAACAGTAGCATAAAAGGAAGCGGACTTGGCCTTGCAATCGTAAAAAGGATAGTTGACCTGCATAAAGGAAAAGTTGGTGTGGAAGATAATCCTGAAGGACAAGGCAGTGTTTTCTGGGTCACATTGAAAAAAGCATAAATAATTATTAGGACATAGTAAAGGTATAGAAAAATGGGAGGAATCAAATGGAAGAATTCACAACAGAAGAACTTGCAAAATACAACGGCAAAGATGGAGAAAAATGCTATTTTGCATATAAGGGGAAAGTCTATGATGTAACTGAAAGCATGCTATGGGAGGACGGTGACCATCAGGGAATGCATGAAGGAGGAATTGACCTTACAGCTGATCACGAAGATGCACCTCATGATGACGATGTGCTGGAAGATTTCCCAGTAGTGGGAACTTTGAAGGCCTGAAGCCTTCATTTTTTCGAGGCTTTGGTAGCCTCATTTAACTTTTTACCTTATGATAAGCTCAAGAGTAAACAGCTTTTTTTAGATTTTTGTGTCCGAAATGTACATCCCGTGCCACAATAAATACACAATGCGGCAAATTATTCCCATTTAATGGAAAGATATATAAACATATTTTCTGACTTGAACACATGAAAAAATATATTGTGAAATGTCCCGGATGCGGAGAAGTTCGTGATCAATACGCATTACACTGTCCTGATGATGATGCTTTACCACGTACCGAATACTTCAAAAAACAGATCGTGCCAGCGGATATGCCGGGAATGTGGAGATATTACGACTGGCTGCCTGTGAACGGCATAATCGAGAAAGGATCCGGCAGACCTGTGACCTACAAAAGTGAAGGGTTTGCAAAAGAACTGAGATTAAGCGATCTGAATATAACTTTCAATGGATACTGGCCTGAAAATGAAGGTTTCATAAGAACATGCAGTTTTAAAGACCTTGAATCGTTCCCGACCATGCAGCGCCTTTTGGAAAACAATGAAAGGAGGGTGCTTGTTGTGGCATCTGCAGGCAATACTGCAAGGGCATTCGCCCATGTAGCATCAATTACAGGATATCCGTTATTGCTCATAGTTCCAAAGAACAGCACCCATAGGCTCTGGACAACTGAAGAGGACACATCTTCGGTCTGTACGGTAACGGTAGATGGTGACTACTACCAGGCCATCGCAATGGCGGAAAAGATAGCAGCAAGGGATGGTTTTGTCAGCGAAGGCGGAGCACGCAACGTTGCCAGACGTGATGGAATGGGAACCGTGATGCTTGATGCAGTCCTCACGACAAAGAGCCTCCCACAGCATTATTTCCAGGCCGTCGGAAGCGGTACTGGCGGAATATCCGCATGGGAAGCAGCCATGAGGCTCATAGAGGATGGTCGTTTCGGCAATAATATGCCACGCCTTCATCTTGCACAAAACCTTCCATGTGCACCGCTTTATTCAACATGGACCGGGGAACAGACCAATGGGAACTGTCCGGAAGAGATGTACGATGATGTGCTTTTCAACAGAAAACCACCATACTTAGCCACCGGTGGCGTGAAAGATGCCCTTGATGACACTAATGGGATCATCTACGGAATAACGAACAAAGAAGCTGACGAAGCAAGAAAGATCTTTGAAGAGAACGAAGGCATTGACATATTACCTGCTCCTGCAATTGCCTGTGCGGCCATTATGAAAGCTTTGGAAAAAGGCGAGATAAAGGCTGATGAAAATATTGTTCTGAACATTACAGGAGGAGGGCAGAAACGTCTGGAAGAGGAATTACCAACCCGACAGTTGAGTGTTGATCTTGCACTATCCCCAGATGATAAGGACGCAGAGAACAAGATATTGGAAAAGGTCGCTGAACTTTTAAAGAACGGAGGTTATTGAATGAACGATACCATCAAACTGACCATCATGGGCGGCATTGATAAAGCAGGGATCGAAGAACCTGTAAAGCTCGTTGAAATGAACCCCGGAGATATTCTGGGAATAGTCGGACCTACAGGGTCCGGAAAGAGCACTCTTATCGATGACATTGAGCAGCTCGCACAGGGTGATACTCCGACACAGCGCAGGATATTGATAAATGATACCGAGCCTGAGATGGGGCTTAGGGTAGACCCACGCCGGAAACTGATAGCACAGCTTTCCCAGAACATGCATTTCCTTGCTGATATGACCGTTTCGGAATTTCTCCAGATGCATGCCCGGAGTCGTGGAAAGGACCCGGAACTCATGCATCGTGTCATCGAACTGGCAAACCGCCTAACAGGAGAGCCAATACATGAAGATGAGCAGCTTACGGTCTTAAGCGGAGGTCAATCCCGCTCCCTTATGACAGCGGATATTGCGGTCATAAGTGATTCACCCATCGTGCTTATCGATGAGATTGAGAATGCGGGAATAAAGAAGCAGGAAGCACTGAGCTTACTATCCGGTGAAGGAAAGATAGTCGTGGTAGTGACACATGATCCGGTACTTGCACTGATGGCATCCCGCAGGATAGTCATCAGAAATGGCGGAATGTGTGATATCATAACCACAAGTGCTGAAGAAAAAGAGATGTGTAACCGTGTTTCAGAGGTAGATGACTGGCTGATGGACCTGCGTGAGATCATACGGCGCGGAGACCTGGTGGAAGGTGTGGCATGAAACTTGTAGTGGTTGCAGGAACCCCGGGTTCCGGAAAAACGTCAGTATTACTGCATACAATAAAGGCATTGATAAGAAGGGAAAACAAGCCGGCTGTTGTCAAGGTGGATTGTCTCTGGACAGATGACGATAAAAGATTTGGAAGGCTCGGAGTTCCCATACGTGTAGGCCTTGCAAAGGATATGTGTCCTGACCATTTTACCATATATAACACCGAGCCAATGATAGAATGGGCTGAAAGAGAAGGTGCAAATGTGTTGCTCAACGAGACTGCTGGATTGTGCCTGAGGTGTGCACCATATCCAGACTCCTGTCTTGCTGTCTGCGTGATCGATGTTACCACCGGGCCGAACACGCCTTTAAAAGTAGGACCACTACTGACAACCGCAGATGTTGTGGTAATGACAAAGGGAGATATTGTCTCACAGGCAGAACGTGAGGTTTTCAGAGAGAGAGTACTGGAAGTCAATCCTGATAGTATGGTCATAGAAGCCAATGGACTTACAGGCAAGGGTGCCATCGAACTTGCCGAACTTATAGAGAACAGCGTCGAAACAGTAGAGGACATGGAGTTGAGATACAATCCACCGCTTGCCATCTGTACTCTTTGCAGTGGCGAAAAACGTGTGGGACGTAAGTATCACATGGGAGTTCTCCGGCATCTGGACGGTTTCATGGAATACAAGGGGGAATGAGCATTGGATGACCTATTGGAACTCCTTCCGGGATATAATTGCGGCAAATGTGGATACCAGCAATGCAGGGACCTTGCTGAGAACATCAGAACAGCCGATGATATCAGTCGTTGCCCGTTCATGGGAAAACAGCAATTCGCAAAGAACAGGAAGAAGTTGAAAGACCTTCTGAAGACAACGGTCAAACGCCTGGACATTGTTGGCGTTATTGATGGAATTGAAGCTGATTTCACCCTTGCACCGCTTGAGGGTGAGCCGACCTGCAGAGAAGACATTCACCCAATAGACGGCACCGAGTTTAAAGCAGGCGACTTTGTAAGATATAGACCCCTTGGCTGTCCGATAACACATTTTGCAAAGGTGATTGCATCAGGAAGAGGGATGACCACGATTCACATGGTAGGCCCACAGCAGCGTCTCGGAAATGAGGATATTGAATTCATCGATGGAGGTATCTGCCTTATATTCGCTTTTGACGGAAAGATAGAGCAAGGGCGTATCCCAAAGGTCGCCGAGACCGTGAAGTTCATCCCCACACACTGCATGATGCAAAAGGTTCACTCCGGCATTGTTGTCGGCATAGAGGACAGGAACATAAGGATAGAAGCTATCGATCTTAAGGTGTGGTGATACAAATAGATGCCAGTACAGCAGTGTTTGACAGTCTAAAACTGACAGGAGTGGACCTCGTAGTGAGTGTCCCATGCATAAACCTGAAAGATGTACTCACCATGATCGATAACGATCCTACGATGCTACATATTCCGGTCACACGTGAAGAGGAGGGCGTGGGCATCTGTGCCGGAGCTTACATGGGAGGAAGGATCCCCGTAATGCTAATGCAAAATTCGGGACTCGGAAACTCGATCAATGCTTTGGCATCATTGAACAACCTTTTTCATATCCCGTTACTCCTTATAATGAGCCACCGCGGCTGTGAAGGGGAGACGATCTGTGCACAATACCCAATGGGACAAATGACACCTTCATTACTCGATACCCTTGGCATACCATATGTCGTTCCCACCATCGATACTGTGGAAGATGCAATACACTATGCGTGGAGAATAGCCATTGAAAAAAAGAGACCTGTAGCAGTTCTTCTTGAGATCGGGTTCTGGGAGGCAGAATGAGACGTTTCGATGCCATTAAAGCGATAGTTCAAAAGGCAGAAGACAAGGATTCACTCCTCATCTGCAATATTGGATACCCTTCCCGCGAACTACATCACCTGAAAGACAGGAGTGCGAATTTCTACATGCTGGGCTCAATGGGACTTTCATCATCCATCGGCCTTGGAGTTGCCCTTTCAGTTCCCGACAGACATGTCATAGCAATAGACGGGGACGGTTCGGTCCTGATGAACATGGGAAGTCTTGCCACCATTGCACACCAGCATCCTGAAAATTACCTTTTGGTAGTGATAGACAATGGAGCCTACGGTTCTACCGGAAACCAGCTCACAGCCACAGCTCTTGGCACCGACCTTGCAATCGTTGCAAAAGGAGCTGGTATCGATGAAGTTCATAATACTTTCAGCGAAGAGGAATTCAGGGAGAAACTAAAAAATGTTGACAGGGGAGTAATTGTGGTGCACGTTGATGCAGGAAATTCAAAAGTTCCTGTGATTCACCTGACCCCTGAAAAGATAATCGAAAGGTTCATGTCCGAATGCGCTCGACCATCGATGTCATCCTGAAGGAACCATCAAGTATCTGTTCTTTTAACTTTTCAGATAATTCCAGAGCCCTTTTCTTATCAGACTGACGCAGGACGATAGGAACATTTGTGGACTCCCCTCCAAGCTCAAAATTGATGGAGCCAAGATTGGCAGTGAAAACATCGGTCACACACAGAGTGGAACAAAGACCGCAATTGAAACATGTGTACCGATCAAGTTTTACCTCACCGTCCCCAAAACTGATAGAAGCCATGGGACACATCTCCGCAGGTTCACACAAAGTACAGCCAATGCATTCATCCGGGCTGAAGTCTATCGCAAGGTCCGTGCCTTCCCACACATCGCCATAGTCGGAATAACCAACACATGCCCTATTATCAACGGCCATTACCGGCATCTTAAGCTGCCTGTCACGTTCCTTTATCGATTCGAGCACTGAATCACTTGTCACAGGAACAGGCACAGCCCAGGAAACAATACATTCCGGACCGGCTGAAGTGGAAAAGCCGCCCATGTATTCAGGTTTCATCTCATGCATATCCGCAAAGGCAGTAAGGTTAGGTTTTTCCGCACTGCTGCGGGTCCCGGACCCCATTATGAAACCTTCGGAGCCGTTCATGAGCATACGTGTCCCAATCCCAATAGATTCCAGGAGAGGATCGTTCTTAACCGGATTTATCTGACCGCAACCGGAAATAGTAGCCTCTGTAAGCCTTGGACCAAACTCCATGGCATGAAATATACTGGCTGCTGGCTCATCCGAAGTGTTCACAAATGCAGAATAGTTCTTGAAAGCATGCCTTGTGCCGTAAAGCATAGCATACGGCATACCATCAAGTGTTACCTGCGTCTTGAACGACTCACCATTATCAGTAATTACTTTGACCTCCACAGTCATCCTTTCTGCAAGGTCACGGAAAAGATGACCTGCACCATATCGTGAGTCATCTACACTGTGGTCTGTACCGAAAAGCATCAGGTCAAGAATGCCAAGCCTTTCGTTCGGGCATGGTCCAACGTGTGCAGGCACACCATTCATATAGACTTCTTTTGCACGTAAGAAACTATGAGAAGACTTCACAGGAAATGATAGTATCGCGTATGTGCCACTCATTATGGCACGCGTGGCTGCTGTCACAACATCCACATCTTCAGCTCTTATATCTTCCCCACTATCCACAAGATCACAGACCTGTTGAGCGGTAAGCACAACTGCATCTCCTTTTTCGATCTTGCGATTTATCTGTTCAATGCTTTGTTCCATGAGATCACCTGATCATTTCTGTTAAATATCCCCACCTACGAAAAGAGGTGTTACCTTTGATATCATTTCTGGCGAACCCATAAGTACAAGCACATCACCTGAGATCAAAACAGCATCAGCATCAGGATTTGCTATGACCTCCGAATTTCTTCGGATAGCAAGCAAAGTGACACTGTACTTTTTCCTGAGATCAAGCTGTAATAGATTTTTGCCAACTGCAAAGGAGGATGCTCGCACTCTCAGATTGGTAATATCCATTTCCGGCAGATCGATCTCCATGTCATAGATGCTCATAGCACCTGAAAGTGTCCTGAACATCTCATATCCATCTGAACGTATCTCCGAAATGAACTTCTCGATCTCATCCTTAGGAATGAGGTATCGCTTCATCAAACGCACGAATATCTCGATCGACGTTTCAAATTCTTCAGGTATTACTTCGTTGGCACCCAGCTCATAAAGCGGTTCCATTTCCTGAAGATACTGGGTACGTGCGATAATATGAATATTGGGATTCATCTTACGTGCTAATGAAATAGCCCTCCTTGTGCCTGCAGGATCAGAGATACAAACGACCATTACCCTCGCGTCTTTGATATCCGCATGTTCCAGAACACCTCGCTGGGATGAATCACCATAATAAATGAGCTCACCTTTTAGCTGCTCCTTCCTTACAGTCTCAGGGTTCGTATCAAGAACAAGATAAGGAATACCTGCAATCGTTGCAGCTTTTGCAACTGTTCTGCCATTAAAACCAAATCCTGCAATGATAAGATGATCTTCCAGATGCCCTTTCTTGTCAAGCACCGCCATCATTTTACGGGAATGAAAGCCACATTTCATTTTTGAAGGGATAGGAAGGTTCACAACTTTATCCGCAACTTTCGGGGATATGGACATCACTGAGGATGTGACCGCCATTGTAAGAATGGAGACCACAAGGAAAAGCTGATAGACCTCATCGGTGAGCAGCCCATACTCCACACCGAACGTGGAGAGAACGAAGGAGAACTCACCTACTTGTGCAAGACCAAGTCCTGCTATTACAGCCGTATGCAAAGGGAAGCCAAGCAGATACGAAGACAGCCCTGCAATTACCGATTTTAGCAATAGTACACAGGCTGCGATAATTATGAACAGGAAAGGATCATTGAAGAAGTAATCAAGGTCGAGCAGCATCCCTATGGATATGAAAAAGAAGCTCATGAAAATATCACGGAACGGGATCATGTTGCTGAGTGCCTGATGACTATATTCAGATTCAGAGATTATAAGCCCTGCAAGGAATGCGCCCAGAGCAAGGGACAGACCCAGACTTGACGTTAGCCATGCGACAGAAAGGCAAATGACTATTATACTGAGAAAGAACAATTCGGAGTCCCTTGTTTTTGTTATCTGGAAAAGTACTTGTGGAACGATCCATTTTGCGCTTGCAAAAACAAGAATTACCAAACCGATCCCTTTTGCGAGGATGGGAATGAAAGCAGCATCTGACATGGAACCAGCGCCTGCGAGGAAAGGAGTGATAAGGATCATTGGTACGACAATGACATCCTGATACAATAGAACTGCAAGTGAAAAGCGACCATGAGGTGCCTGAAGTTCCCCCCGGTTCTGCAACAGTTTAAGGACGATGGCAGTACTGCTCAGAGAGAAAAGGAAGCCAATGAAGATCGATTCGCCTATCCCATACCCCAGGTAGTTAGCAATGGAAAAAACAGCAATAGTTGTAAGAAATACCTGAATAGAGCCTCCGAACACGACCGCTCTTTTCATCTTCCAGAGATCTTTAATGGATAACTCCACACCAATAGTGAACAAAAGAAGGACAATACCTATCTCCGCAAGCACCTCGACCTCTTCAACAGCATCTATAAAACCATACCCATGAGGACCTACGAGCATTCCGGTAAAAAGAAAACCGACGATCATGGGAATGCGAAGGCGATGACATAAGTAAAGGACCACTATGGACAGACCGAAAATTATAGTAAGATCGTTTATTATCAAAGATACCACCAATCATTTTCCATTTGGTTCATATTATAAGTTAATCAAAATTCCCTAGGACAAATATATGAAGATAAAACAAAGGAACTAAAATAAAGAACTACCGGTACGAAAGTACCGGGAGTTAAGATCAAATGTTGTCCACGCCGAGAAGGCTTGC includes:
- a CDS encoding cytochrome b5 domain-containing protein, which gives rise to MEEFTTEELAKYNGKDGEKCYFAYKGKVYDVTESMLWEDGDHQGMHEGGIDLTADHEDAPHDDDVLEDFPVVGTLKA
- a CDS encoding IMPACT family protein, with amino-acid sequence MYKTVGSFAVVRKEFRNSTFVGHVRSIDSEAEARAFIDHLKGQYSDANHNVSAYLIKNDNALVAKYDDDGEPAGSSGKPVFKVLELKGLSNTVVVVTRYFGGIKLGFGGLSRAYRETAVAAIEEAGIVEVHEMVDLLVRFDYSDMHSIKRLAEEYGQVTGESYCDVVELSVKVRKGEEDGFADKLTNLTKDRAKIVKG
- a CDS encoding IS5-like element ISMbu1 family transposase; this translates as MSLTNFAFKEEYKRLENLGDKLSEIESLIDWKPFRPIIAEMYINKTEFGGRPNVDEIVMLKMLVLQQWHGLSDPELERQATDRISFRKFLGFPAKIPDHTTVWAFRERISQAGKEDEIWNEMQRQLNKKGLKIKQGMIQDATFIHADPGHANLDTPRGNEAKTRRCKDGTWTKKASKSHFGYKLHTIEDTEYDLIRRYRTTTASVHDSQVDLSEEGEVVYRDRGYFGAISKGYDATMQRGVRGHPIGIRDKMRNKRISRKRAKGERPYAVIKNVFTSGFVRVTTLARVNVKMAITAFSYNLYQLRTIRRKSLG
- a CDS encoding class I SAM-dependent methyltransferase is translated as MTNNTKFTPEHYEKNIHRTIPHYSSFQREIIDLIRTTKPDCELWLDTGCGTGSLIELANETFDECNFYLNDPSEEMLSYAKTRLEKYEAERFKFTNYTTADLPLSGVPECDVVTAIQSHHYLNREERASITAKCYGILKKEGIFVTFENTAPETEKGIEIVMDRLRRFQLECGKDSVAVEENLKRFNTAYFPITIAEHLELLKETGFTTCELFWTSYMQAGFYAIK
- a CDS encoding cysteate synthase, which encodes MKKYIVKCPGCGEVRDQYALHCPDDDALPRTEYFKKQIVPADMPGMWRYYDWLPVNGIIEKGSGRPVTYKSEGFAKELRLSDLNITFNGYWPENEGFIRTCSFKDLESFPTMQRLLENNERRVLVVASAGNTARAFAHVASITGYPLLLIVPKNSTHRLWTTEEDTSSVCTVTVDGDYYQAIAMAEKIAARDGFVSEGGARNVARRDGMGTVMLDAVLTTKSLPQHYFQAVGSGTGGISAWEAAMRLIEDGRFGNNMPRLHLAQNLPCAPLYSTWTGEQTNGNCPEEMYDDVLFNRKPPYLATGGVKDALDDTNGIIYGITNKEADEARKIFEENEGIDILPAPAIACAAIMKALEKGEIKADENIVLNITGGGQKRLEEELPTRQLSVDLALSPDDKDAENKILEKVAELLKNGGY
- a CDS encoding sensor histidine kinase gives rise to the protein MVFERFKRVGNSSIKGSGLGLAIVKRIVDLHKGKVGVEDNPEGQGSVFWVTLKKA
- a CDS encoding aldo/keto reductase, whose amino-acid sequence is MLYRKFGNADEKVSILGFGCMRLPVIDGKEDQIDEEEATRMIEFAIEKGVNYFDTAYPYHAGMSEPFVGKVLAKGYRDKVLLATKLPLWLVQTREDMDRFLDDQLERLQTDHIDFYLMHGFTRGYWNKMRELGMFEFIENAISSGKIKYIGFSFHDDITVFKEIIDGYDWDFCMIQYNFMDEDYQAGKQGLQYAKQKGIDVAIMEPLRGGNLVQVPETVQRIWDSAKIKRTPANWCFQYLWDQPEISIVLSGMSTFEQVEQNIAYAERGEANSLTSNDKEVLQKVRKFYNEKMEVNCTNCKYCMPCPTGVNIPAAFTYLNSASMYDNVEKASFQYGLFVPPEEAASKCTECGLCEEHCPQHIRIQEMLKRAVTVLENNRHPINI